In one Fundulus heteroclitus isolate FHET01 chromosome 3, MU-UCD_Fhet_4.1, whole genome shotgun sequence genomic region, the following are encoded:
- the rhbdl2 gene encoding rhomboid-related protein 2 — MGDSDPEQGRSLRGNKNRPNRRNENEGCFEKFQNAVSKWMLPETLRSDYLERANCRPPPIFIILISIAELVVFIYYAVWKPQKQWVTLDEGIWRSPLTYDPHKREEAWRFVSYMFVHAGVEHIVGNLLMQLVLGIPLELVHKGHEVGAVYLAGVLAGSLASSIFDPVSALVGASGGVYALIGGYFMNAVVNFREMIPLLGVFRILAIILIVGVDFGFAFYRRFGSPEGGIQVSFVAHFGGILAGMTIGYVFFSAYSQKLLKDPRFWMCIVGYFACLIFAVFFNIFLSPV, encoded by the exons ATGGGGGACAGTGACCCAGAGCAGGGGAGGTCGCTGAGAGGCAATAAGAACCGGCCAAATCGGCGTAATGAAAACGAGGGATGCTTTGAGAAGTTTCAGAATGCGGTTTCCAAATGGATGCTCCCAGAAACTTTACGGAGCGACTACCTGGAACGTGCCAACTGCCGCCCGCCCCCGATCTTCATCATTCTCATCAGCATTGCAGAG TTGGTGGTGTTTATCTACTACGCTGTGTGGAAGCCTCAAAAGCAGTGGGTGACCCTGGATGAAGGCATCTGGAGAAGTCCTCTCACCTACGATCCTCACAAAAGAGAGGAAGCGTGGCGCTTTGTTTCCTACATGTTCGTCCACGCTGG TGTGGAGCACATTGTGGGTAACCTACTGATGCAGCTCGTGCTGGGTATCCCTCTGGAACTGGTCCACAAAGGACATGAAGTCGGAGCAGTTTACCTGGCCGGTGTCCTCGCAG GCTCTTTGGCCAGCTCCATTTTTGATCCTGTCAGTGCCTTGGTTGGGGCTTCTGGGGGAGTTTATGCCCTGATTGGAGGTTATTTCATGAATGCAGTAGTG AATTTCCGAGAGATGATTCCTCTTCTTGGAGTGTTTCGAATCCTTGCCATCATTTTGATTG TTGGCGTAGATTTTGGCTTCGCCTTCTACAGACGATTTGGCAGCCCTGAGGGAGGTATACAG GTGTCGTTCGTGGCTCATTTTGGGGGAATTTTGGCTGGGATGACCATCGGATATGTCTTCTTCAGTGCCTACAGCCAAAAACTGCTTAAAGACCCACGTTTCTGGATGTGTATAGTTGGATATTTTGCCTGCTTAATCTTTGCCGTGTTCTTCAACATCTTCCTCTCGCCTGTATAG
- the cx55.5 gene encoding connexin 55.5 — protein sequence MGNWNFLGGILEEVHIHSTPVGKTWLTILFICRMLVIGVAADDVWTDEQAEFICNTHQPGCRHACYDLAFPISPIRYWVLQVISVSSPSLVYVGHALYRLSALEKVRERKKALLWRELEDAGVEPAVARKRIEREIKQLCQEQLNKAPLRGSLMRTYVAHIIIRSVVEVAFMTGQYLLYGFHLHTLFRCEQDPCPNRVDCFVSRPTEKSIYMVFMQSIAALSLFLSILEIIHLICKKIEKVFTRMDSGQG from the coding sequence ATGGGAAACTGGAATTTCCTTGGAGGAATTTTGGAAGAGGTGCACATCCATTCCACTCCGGTGGGTAAAACCTGGCTCACCATCCTGTTCATCTGCCGCATGCTGGTCATCGGAGTGGCGGCAGACGATGTTTGGACTGATGAGCAGGCTGAGTTCATCTGCAACACCCACCAGCCCGGCTGCAGGCACGCGTGTTATGACCTTGCTTTTCCAATCTCCCCCATCCGTTACTGGGTGCTACAGGTCATCTCCGTGTCCTCCCCTTCGCTGGTTTACGTGGGTCATGCCCTCTACAGGCTGAGCGCCCTCGAGAAGGTCCGAGAGAGGAAGAAAGCCCTGCTGTGGAGGGAGCTGGAGGATGCTGGTGTGGAGCCAGCAGTAGCCAGGAAGAGGATTGAGAGGGAAATTAAACAACTTTGTCAGGAACAGCTCAATAAAGCTCCCCTGAGGGGGTCTCTGATGCGTACTTATGTGGCTCACATCATCATACGCTCTGTTGTTGAAGTTGCTTTCATGACAGGTCAGTACCTGCTGTATGGTTTTCATCTCCACACGCTCTTCAGGTGTGAGCAGGATCCTTGTCCCAACAGAGTAGACtgttttgtttccagaccaACAGAAAAAAGCATCTACATGGTGTTCATGCAGAGCATTGCTGCGCTCTCGCTCTTCCTAAGCATCTTGGAGATCATACATTTAATCTGTAAAAAGATTGAAAAAGTGTTTACTCGCATGGACAGTGGACAAGGATGA